One stretch of Rhodospirillales bacterium RIFCSPLOWO2_02_FULL_58_16 DNA includes these proteins:
- a CDS encoding 30S ribosomal protein S12 — protein MPTINQLVRKPRRRPVDRNKVPALESCPQKRGVCTRVYTTTPKKPNSALRKVARVRLTNGFEVTSYIPGEGHNLQEHSVVLLRGGRVKDLPGVRYHIIRGALDTQGVTDRRQRRSKYGAKRPK, from the coding sequence ATGCCGACGATTAACCAACTGGTTCGCAAGCCCCGCCGGAGGCCGGTTGATCGGAACAAGGTTCCGGCGCTGGAATCATGTCCGCAGAAGCGTGGCGTTTGCACCCGCGTTTACACGACGACGCCGAAAAAGCCTAACTCGGCGCTGCGGAAAGTAGCCCGTGTGCGGTTGACCAACGGCTTTGAGGTTACCAGCTATATTCCCGGCGAGGGTCACAATCTTCAGGAACACTCGGTGGTTCTGTTGCGCGGCGGTCGCGTCAAGGATCTTCCCGGCGTCCGTTATCATATTATTCGCGGCGCCCTGGACACCCAGGGAGTGACCGACCGTCGTCAACGCCGTTCCAAATACGGCGCCAAGCGCCCCAAGTAG
- a CDS encoding 30S ribosomal protein S7: protein MSRRHSAEKRQVHADPKYGDKVITKFTNCLMYDGKKSVAERIVYNALNIIGKKTGQDPLALFHDAINNVKPSVEVKSRRVGGATYQVPIEVRSDRRQALAIRWLVDLSRNRSENTMTERLSAELLDAANNRGAAVKKREDTHRMAEANKAFSHYRW from the coding sequence ATGTCACGCCGTCACTCAGCCGAAAAGCGTCAGGTTCATGCCGATCCCAAGTATGGGGATAAGGTTATAACCAAGTTTACCAACTGCCTGATGTATGACGGCAAGAAGTCGGTGGCCGAGAGAATTGTCTATAATGCGCTTAACATTATCGGCAAGAAAACCGGACAGGACCCCTTGGCGCTCTTTCATGACGCCATCAACAATGTCAAGCCGTCGGTCGAGGTGAAGTCGCGGCGCGTCGGCGGCGCCACCTATCAGGTGCCTATCGAAGTGCGCAGTGATCGCCGTCAGGCGCTGGCGATCCGGTGGCTTGTCGATCTGTCGCGCAATCGCTCGGAGAACACAATGACCGAACGCTTGTCGGCTGAATTGCTGGACGCCGCGAACAATCGCGGGGCCGCAGTTAAAAAGCGTGAGGATACGCACCGGATGGCGGAGGCCAACAAGGCTTTCTCCCATTATCGTTGGTAG